A part of Solenopsis invicta isolate M01_SB chromosome 2, UNIL_Sinv_3.0, whole genome shotgun sequence genomic DNA contains:
- the LOC105195025 gene encoding mucin-12 isoform X2, whose product MWKIQSILSVLSTLLIIRLAGADYYQYNQDQYRQNNAPFKCMQEGYHPDPRDCRVYYRCVDWGNNSPLTTFKFECGIGTVFSKDKGDICTHPEDSGRSECGSSQNELDSNVQDPPSPIWTTTQSRPTMTQSPVTTRPSVITTETASTIKKPETTILPPLTNRPTIDQSENNMINCQNRLQCTQEGFLADTCDCRKFYRCVNEGTGKFTKYDFKCGTGTVWDPEVQACNHAWAVTRKNCRQNLESGDNADNGQWNGDNNGQWNGDTGDTGGQWNGDVGSSGQPGDPNGQPGQPGDPNGQPGQPEDPNGQPGQPGDPTGQPGQPGDPNGQPGQPGSPGRPGSPGYPGTPGSPGTPGSPGSPGSPGYPGTPSSSGTPGSPGSPGSPGYPGTPGSSGTPGSPGSPGSPGYPGRPSSPGTPGSPGSPGSPGYPGTPGSSGTPGSPGSPGSPGYPGTAGSPGTPGSSGSPGSPGYPGTPGSPGTPGSSGSPGSPGYPGKPGSPGTPGSSGSPGSPGYPGTPGSPGTPGSPGSPGSSGYPGTPGSPGTPGSSGSPGSPGYPGTPGSPGTPGSSGSPGSPGYPGTPGSPGTPGSPGSPGSSGYPGTPGSPGTPGSSGSPGSPGYPGTPGSPGTPGSSGSPGSPGYPGTPGSPGISGSSGSPGSPGYPGTPGSPGTPGSPGSPGSSGYPGTPGSPGTPESSGSPGSPGYPGIPGSPGTPGSPGSPGSPGYPGTPGSPGTPGSPGSSGSGNQPSTGFCTEEGFFTDPQDCRKFYRCVDNGMSSFTKYNFECGVGTVWDSSVQSCNHAYAVPYCNQANGAITDNPNTSPNEVGSTSGLDTSKLPSQSSESSTLPPISSKPETQPSTQAITTSNPNAPTQTTSNSYLPPSSTYSPSTMQVTESVSYLPPATQMTTTSISYLPPSTLSTSGPESTSESVSYLPPDTSGKPSTTLPSTASSTSPGNDKSECTTEGFFSDPNNCKKFHRCVQDQYGYHKYDFECAPGTAWDQVIQTCNHIEKVASCSPGSNEIDQGLSPSTSDSTSGQPVTSSSTTTVSSQTVVTTSSSSVPISTESTTTASTQSETSAEPTTSKSDKTESSSTTIPSTTSSENSVSSGKPEEIQMPESSSTESSSESSSESSSTSESSSTSESSSTSESNEESSPSTESHAPDCATQKPSNAIICNNEGFYPHPTRCDKFYRCVNNGNGFNVYHFDCPPGTIFDSSISVCNHPESVYPAKDCTIGNTTTSNVESSTQSGTPESTSMQTTSTTQSTAQQTEETTSSELGTTTSSMETTSEESGTASGIESTTSNMQETTESMTESMAESTTATTEAADSSTSEQTSEATIEAIAPTESGMTESQEQSTTESQEQSTTESQQLTTESQEQTTEAQEQSTESKEPSSTEAQEQSTTETQEQSTTESQEQMTTESTTGEPASAAPCAIGNLTDEQVTLVCPTGFRRHPKYCNLFYQCISEGNMEIKILVLSCPENTIFDEKKIQCLPASESSQPCTGTRASARFYRRLENQSLSPMKVSSNQLCPEEGHFPYQQGCSNTFYKCKRDIRNSLQGYLYKCPENFVYWSVSRRCERLTRLPMCSHLSNRNKIDWNDRWQVPTENYNLSARTLHFS is encoded by the exons ATGTGGAAAATTCAATCAATCTTGAGCGTTCTTTCGACGCTACTCATAATAAGATTAGCAGGAGCTG ATTATTATCAATACAATCAGGACCAATACAGACAGAACAATGCTCCTTTTAAATGTATGCAAGAGGGTTACCACCCCGATCCGCGTGACTGCAGGGTGTACTATAGATGCGTAGATTGGGGTAACAACAGTCCGTTGACGACTTTCAAATTCGAATGCGGAATTGGTACGGTATTCTCGAAGGATAAAGGAGATATCTGTACGCATCCAGAAGATAGCGGTCGATCTGAATGTGGCAGTTCTCAAAACGAACTTGATTCAAATGTACAAGATCCTCCTTCGCCCATATGGACAACTACGCAATCGCGTCCAACCATGACACAGTCTCCAGTAACTACTAGACCATCTGTAATCACGACTGAAACTGcttcaacaataaaaaaaccaGAGACGACAATACTGCCACCGCTAACAAATCGACCAACTATAGACCAATCGGAAAATAACATGATTAATTGTCAAAACAGATTACAATGTACGCAAGAAGGATTTTTAGCCGATACTTGTGATTGTAGAAAATTTTACAGATGCGTAAATGAAGGTACTGGAAAGTTTACGAAGTATGATTTTAAGTGTGGCACAGGAACTGTTTGGGACCCAGAGGTTCAAGCGTGTAATCATGCTTGGGCAGTTACAAGGAAAAATTGCAGACAAAACTTGGAAAGTGGAGACAATGCTGATAACGGACAATGGAATGGAGATAATAATGGACAATGGAATGGTGACACGGGAGATACTGGCGGACAATGGAATGGTGATGTTGGCAGTTCAGGACAACCTGGAGATCCAAATGGTCAACCAGGACAACCTGGAGATCCAAATGGTCAACCAGGGCAACCAGAAGATCCAAATGGTCAACCAGGACAACCTGGAGATCCAACTGGTCAACCAGGGCAACCTGGAGATCCAAACGGTCAACCAGGACAACCAGGATCGCCGGGTCGTCCAGGCTCTCCGGGATACCCAGGAACACCGGGTTCTCCCGGAACTCCAGGATCGCCTGGTAGTCCAGGCTCTCCGGGATACCCAGGAACACCGAGTTCATCCGGGACTCCAGGATCGCCGG GTAGTCCAGGCTCTCCGGGATACCCAGGAACACCGGGTTCTTCCGGAACTCCAGGGTCGCCTGGTAGTCCAGGCTCTCCAGGATATCCAGGAAGACCGAGTTCTCCCGGGACTCCAGGATCGCCGGGTAGTCCAGGCTCTCCGGGATACCCAGGAACACCGGGTTCTTCCGGAACTCCAGGGTCGCCTGGTAGTCCAGGCTCTCCAGGATATCCAGGAACAGCGGGCTCTCCCGGAACTCCAGGATCGTCGGGTAGTCCAGGCTCTCCAGGATACCCAGGAACACCGGGCTCTCCCGGAACTCCAGGATCGTCGGGTAGTCCAGGCTCTCCGGGATACCCAGGAAAACCAGGCTCTCCCGGAACTCCAGGATCGTCGGGTAGTCCAGGCTCTCCGGGATACCCAGGAACACCGGGCTCTCCCGGAACTCCAGGATCGCCGGGTAGTCCAGGCTCTTCGGGATATCCAGGAACACCGGGCTCTCCCGGAACTCCAGGATCGTCAGGTAGTCCAGGCTCTCCGGGATACCCAGGAACACCGGGCTCTCCTGGAACTCCAGGATCGTCAGGTAGTCCAGGCTCTCCGGGATACCCAGGAACACCAGGCTCTCCTGGAACTCCAGGATCGCCAGGTAGTCCAGGCTCTTCGGGATACCCAGGAACACCGGGCTCTCCTGGAACTCCAGGATCGTCAGGTAGTCCAGGCTCTCCGGGATACCCAGGAACACCGGGCTCTCCTGGAACTCCAGGATCGTCAGGTAGTCCAGGCTCTCCGGGATACCCAGGAACACCAGGCTCTCCTGGAATTTCAGGATCGTCAGGTAGTCCAGGCTCTCCGGGATACCCAGGAACACCGGGCTCTCCTGGAACTCCAGGATCGCCAGGTAGTCCAGGCTCTTCGGGATACCCAGGAACACCGGGCTCTCCTGGAACTCCAGAATCGTCAGGTAGTCCAGGCTCTCCGGGATACCCAGGAATACCGGGCTCTCCTGGAACTCCAGGATCGCCAGGTAGTCCAGGCTCTCCGGGATACCCAGGAACACCGGGCTCTCCTGGAACTCCAGGGTCGCCGGGTAGTTCAGGCTCTGGCAATCAACCGTCGACAG GTTTTTGTACAGAAGAAGGTTTTTTCACTGACCCACAAGACTGTCGCAAGTTTTATCGATGTGTCGATAATGGAATGTCATCCTTTACGAAATACAATTTTGAATGTGGTGTTGGAACCGTTTGGGATTCGTCTGTTCAGAGTTGCAATCACGCTTATGCTGTACCATATTGTAATCAAGCAAATGGTGCAATTACAGACAATCCAAACACATCACCGAATGAAGTTGGCAGTACCAGTGGACTAGATACAAGCAAATTACCATCGCAATCTTCTGAAAGTTCTACTCTTCCGCCAATCTCTTCAAAACCAGAGACACAGCCTTCGACTCAAGCTATTACTACAAGTAATCCAAATGCACCAACTCAAACGACATCAAATTCTTATTTGCCCCCTAGTAGTACATACTCGCCTTCAACAATGCAAGTTACCGAATCCGTTTCTTATCTTCCTCCTGCAACACAAATGACTACTACTTCTATATCTTACTTGCCCCCCTCGACTCTATCTACGAGCGGACCTGAATCAACATCTGAATCCGTTTCATACTTGCCACCTGATACTAGTGGAAAGCCTTCAACTACTTTGCCAAGTACTGCATCGTCCACTTCACCTGGGAATGATAAATCAGAGTGTACTACAGAAGGTTTCTTTTCGGATcctaataattgtaaaaaattccaCCGCTGTGTACAAGACCAATACGGATATCATAAATATGATTTCGAGTGTGCACCTGGCACAGCATGGGATCAAGTAATACAAACATGTAATCATATTGAGAAAGTAGCTTCATGTTCACCAGGTAGCAACGAAATCGATCAAGGCCTTAGTCCTAGTACTTCTGATTCTACCTCTGGTCAACCTGTTACAAGTAGTTCTACAACTACTGTTTCTAGTCAAACCGTTGTAACTACTTCATCGTCTTCAGTTCCAATTTCTACCGAAAGCACTACAACTGCCAGTACCCAAAGCGAAACGTCTGCTGAACCAACTACATCAAAGTCAGACAAAACAGAATCATCGTCAACAACTATCCCATCCACTACTTCTAGCGAAAATTCCGTCTCTTCGGGAAAACCAGAAGAGATTCAAATGCCTGAAAGCTCGAGCACAGAAAGTTCATCCGAATCCTCATCTGAATCCTCATCTACTTCTGAATCCTCATCTACTTCTGAATCCTCATCTACTTCTGAATCAAATGAAGAATCATCTCCATCTACTGAATCACATGCACCAGACTGTGCGACACAAAAGCCGAGCAATGCAATAATATGTAACAATGAAGGATTTTATCCACATCCGACTAGATGTGATAAATTTTATCGCTGCGTTAATAATGGCAATGGCTTCAACGTATATCATTTTGACTGCCCACCAGGCACTATTTTCGATTCTAGCATTAGCGTATGTAATCATCCCGAATCTGTTTATCCCGCGAAAGATTGTACAATTGGAAATACTACTACAAGCAACGTGGAATCCTCAACTCAATCCGGAACACCTGAATCGACGTCTATGCAAACTACTTCTACAACACAGAGTACGGCTCAACAAACGGAAGAAACTACATCCTCTGAGCTTGGTACGACGACTTCATCCATGGAGACTACTTCGGAAGAAAGTGGCACTGCTTCTGGCATAGAATCAACGACATCAAATATGCAAGAGACTACCGAAAGCATGACAGAGTCTATGGCTGAATCAACTACTGCTACAACAGAAGCTGCAGATTCTAGCACCTCTGAACAAACTAGTGAAGCCACAATCGAAGCTATTGCTCCCACTGAGTCCGGAATGACTGAATCCCAAGAGCAATCTACAACGGAATCTCAGGAGCAATCGACGACTGAATCTCAACAATTAACGACTGAATCTCAGGAACAAACGACTGAAGCTCAAGAGCAATCAACAGAGTCAAAAGAACCATCCAGTACAGAAGCTCAAGAACAGTCAACGACCGAAACACAGGAGCAATCCACGACAGAGTCTCAAGAGCAAATGACGACTGAATCAACTACAGGAGAACCAGCATCAGCAGCACCTTGCGCTATAGGCAATTTAACTGATGAACAAGTAACGCTGGTTTGTCCTACTGGCTTCCGAAGGCATCCAAAATACTGCAATCTATTCTATCAGTGTATTTCCGAAGGCAACATGGAAATCAAGATTCTCGTATTGAGCTGTCCCGAGAATACAATCTTTGACGAGAAAAAGATTCAATGCCTACCAGCAAGTGAAAGTAGTCAGCCCTGCACGGGCACCAGAGCAAGCGCTAGATTTTATAGAAGATTAGAAAATCAATCTTTATCACCt ATGAAAGTATCGTCAAATCAGCTTTGTCCGGAAGAAGGACATTTCCCGTATCAACAAGGTTGCAGcaatacattttacaaatgCAAACGTGATATACGGAACAGCTTACAGGGATATCTCTATAAATGTCccgaaaattttgtttactggTCGGTCTCAAGAAGATGCGAACGCTTGACACGTCTCCCAATGTGTTCTCATTTGTcaaatagaaacaaaattgaCTGGAACGATCGGTGGCAAGTACCGACCGAAAATTATAATCTCTCCGCCAGAACGTTACACTTTTCTTGA